Proteins from one Methanomassiliicoccales archaeon genomic window:
- a CDS encoding 3-isopropylmalate dehydratase small subunit translates to MEEMKGKAHVFGKNINTDYIIAGKYKFKSLDMKDLSTHLMEDLRPGFYKEIEKGDFIVAAENFGMGSSREQAPLVIQAAGCSAVIAKSFARIFYRNCINVGLPLIECDTSGIEEGDVLRVDLEKGVVLNITKGKEVKTTPLPKVMLKILSEGGLAEHFKKYGGFNLD, encoded by the coding sequence ATGGAAGAGATGAAAGGCAAGGCCCACGTCTTCGGCAAGAACATCAATACCGACTACATCATCGCCGGCAAGTACAAGTTCAAGAGCCTGGACATGAAGGACCTGTCCACCCATCTGATGGAGGACCTGCGCCCTGGATTCTACAAGGAGATCGAAAAGGGCGACTTCATCGTGGCCGCGGAGAACTTCGGCATGGGCTCCAGCCGTGAACAGGCCCCGTTGGTCATTCAGGCGGCCGGATGCTCGGCGGTCATCGCCAAGTCGTTCGCCAGGATATTCTACAGGAACTGCATCAACGTCGGACTGCCGTTGATCGAATGCGACACCAGCGGGATCGAGGAGGGCGATGTCCTCAGGGTCGACCTGGAGAAGGGAGTCGTTCTGAACATCACCAAGGGCAAGGAGGTCAAGACCACCCCGCTGCCGAAGGTCATGCTCAAGATCCTGAGCGAAGGCGGCCTGGCCGAGCACTTCAAGAAGTACGGCGGGTTCAACCTGGACTAA
- a CDS encoding 3-isopropylmalate dehydratase large subunit, which produces MGTMSEEILSAHVGKKVKAGDIVVAPVDFMMSQDGTTGLTIKAFNDMGGKKILDPSRYAIVIDHNAPSPLEGVSNIHKQMREFASKYGAKLYDVGDGVCHVLVPESGRALPGTIIIGADSHTCTYGALNSFATGVGSTDMAAALISGKMWFKVPETIKLVYNGRLQKGVYSKDVALHMVGTLTANGATYKALELYGDIIDNMSVEARMTISNLAVETGAKVGLMRCDKKTDAYLKGRAQAKYAPTMATDDARYERVVEEDLSDMPPQIACPPDVDNVVPIQKVEGLKLDQIFIGTCTNGRSEDLEIAAKILDGKQVSKSLRLLVAPASREIYLNALHDGTVEKLVKAGAVMMTPSCGPCVGTCNGIPSDAENVLSTANRNFKGRMGNVKADIYLASPATAAYSAIKGCIADPREVL; this is translated from the coding sequence ATGGGCACAATGTCAGAGGAAATACTTTCAGCGCATGTGGGCAAGAAGGTCAAGGCCGGCGATATCGTTGTGGCCCCTGTGGACTTCATGATGTCCCAGGATGGTACGACCGGGCTCACGATCAAGGCGTTCAACGATATGGGCGGGAAGAAGATACTGGACCCATCAAGGTACGCCATAGTGATCGATCACAACGCCCCGTCCCCATTGGAAGGGGTGTCCAACATTCACAAGCAGATGAGGGAGTTCGCCTCGAAGTATGGCGCCAAGCTGTACGATGTCGGGGATGGGGTCTGTCATGTCCTTGTCCCGGAATCGGGAAGGGCTCTGCCAGGTACTATCATCATCGGCGCTGACTCGCACACCTGCACCTATGGGGCGTTGAACTCTTTCGCCACCGGCGTCGGCAGCACCGACATGGCGGCGGCGCTGATCAGCGGCAAGATGTGGTTCAAGGTGCCGGAAACGATCAAACTGGTCTATAACGGCAGGCTGCAGAAGGGCGTGTACTCGAAGGACGTCGCCCTGCACATGGTCGGTACTCTCACCGCTAACGGCGCCACATACAAGGCGCTCGAGCTCTACGGAGACATAATCGATAACATGTCCGTCGAGGCCAGGATGACCATATCCAACCTCGCCGTTGAGACCGGCGCCAAGGTCGGACTGATGCGCTGCGACAAGAAGACCGATGCCTACCTGAAGGGACGGGCCCAGGCAAAGTATGCGCCGACAATGGCGACGGACGATGCCAGGTATGAGCGCGTGGTCGAGGAGGACCTCTCCGACATGCCGCCGCAGATCGCCTGCCCGCCGGACGTGGACAACGTGGTCCCGATCCAGAAGGTGGAAGGCCTGAAACTGGACCAGATCTTCATCGGTACCTGCACCAACGGCAGGAGCGAGGACCTGGAGATCGCCGCCAAGATCCTTGACGGAAAGCAGGTTTCCAAGAGCCTCAGGCTGCTGGTCGCCCCGGCCTCCAGGGAGATCTACCTGAACGCATTGCACGACGGGACCGTGGAGAAGCTGGTCAAGGCCGGTGCCGTCATGATGACCCCGTCCTGCGGACCATGTGTCGGAACATGCAACGGTATCCCCTCGGACGCGGAGAACGTGCTGTCGACCGCGAACCGCAACTTCAAGGGTCGCATGGGCAACGTCAAGGCGGACATATACCTGGCATCGCCGGCAACCGCCGCATACTCGGCGATCAAGGGATGCATCGCCGACCCCAGGGAGGTGCTGTGA
- the nifV gene encoding homocitrate synthase, with amino-acid sequence MKNRDEVLAKLNQHQLVICDTTLRDGEQAAGIVFANLEKMRIAKLLDEIGVQQIEAGIPAMGGDEKTAVKNIAHLGLGASVLGWNRANPADIAHSIDCDVDSVAISMSSSDIHIEHKLMKTREWVIEKLVESIEYAKAHGLYISANAEDASRADKDFIVTFAKAAKEAGADRFRYCDTLGILEPRRTYDEIKRIIEEAKIDVEMHTHNDFGMATANALAGVQAGAKVVSTTVLGIGERTGNTPMEEIAMVGKHILKMDTNFDTSRFVEVSEYVARAAGRDIPAWKPIVGGNCFAHEAGIHTDGVIKYFSNYEPYTPEEVGLTRKIIIGKHSGRHTLKQVLAKRGYEIDDDVAGILLEHVRANSVSLKRSLTENELVYIYLDYRAGVPDNHVE; translated from the coding sequence ATGAAGAACAGGGACGAGGTACTTGCCAAATTGAACCAGCATCAACTTGTGATCTGCGACACCACCTTGAGAGATGGAGAGCAGGCCGCTGGAATAGTCTTCGCCAACCTGGAAAAGATGCGTATAGCAAAGCTACTGGACGAGATCGGGGTGCAGCAGATAGAGGCAGGTATACCAGCCATGGGAGGGGATGAGAAGACCGCGGTCAAGAACATCGCGCACCTCGGGCTCGGCGCTTCCGTATTGGGATGGAACCGGGCCAACCCGGCGGACATCGCCCATTCCATCGATTGCGATGTCGACTCCGTCGCCATATCGATGTCATCATCCGATATCCACATCGAGCATAAGCTCATGAAGACCCGCGAATGGGTCATCGAGAAGCTGGTGGAATCGATAGAGTACGCCAAGGCGCACGGTCTGTACATATCGGCCAATGCCGAGGACGCGTCCCGCGCTGACAAGGACTTCATTGTCACATTCGCCAAAGCCGCCAAGGAGGCGGGGGCGGACCGTTTCCGATACTGCGACACGCTAGGAATCCTCGAACCGCGCCGCACCTACGATGAGATAAAGAGGATCATCGAAGAGGCCAAGATCGATGTGGAGATGCATACCCACAACGATTTCGGCATGGCCACCGCGAACGCGCTTGCAGGCGTTCAGGCGGGGGCGAAAGTGGTCTCGACCACCGTCCTGGGCATAGGTGAACGTACCGGCAACACCCCCATGGAGGAGATCGCCATGGTCGGCAAGCACATCCTGAAGATGGACACCAACTTCGACACATCCCGGTTCGTGGAGGTCTCGGAATACGTTGCCAGGGCGGCCGGAAGGGACATACCGGCCTGGAAACCTATCGTGGGCGGTAACTGTTTTGCGCACGAGGCGGGCATCCATACCGACGGTGTCATCAAATACTTCTCAAACTACGAGCCGTACACGCCGGAAGAGGTCGGGCTTACGCGTAAGATCATCATCGGCAAGCACTCCGGACGGCACACCCTGAAGCAGGTGTTGGCGAAGCGGGGATACGAGATCGACGATGATGTCGCCGGCATCCTGCTGGAGCACGTCCGGGCCAACTCGGTGTCGCTGAAGCGCAGCCTGACCGAGAACGAGCTGGTCTACATCTATCTGGACTATCGGGCTGGCGTACCGGACAACCATGTTGAGTGA